agggagggcagcagTGGGAGTGCGGGGAGGGACAGCCGGCACCAGCCCCTCTCACCTGCGAACGCCTCAGCCCTGCGAGGGCTCCCCCTGCCAAGGCTTTTACCAGGCAATTTGACGCAGTGACCATTTAACTGGAGGGTAATTACAGGAGAAGTATTTAATGGAGCCGAAAGTGTGTCCAAGCCTCTGCGCTTCTGCTAGTGCAGCAGAAATCCGCATGCCGCCTgccaggagggaaagctcttcAAAGGCGCTCTCTGAACCCTCGGAAATGCTGAAATATCTCTGGGTTTTTCCACTCTCGTGCCGTCCGTGCGCACTCTGCTCTCGTTGGGGCCTCTAAATCCCCCCAGTGGGGGGAGAGGGGCCACAGAATCCCAGCAGACAGCACAACCCAGCTCCCgattccccacaccctgggcaAAACCCCAATCTTCTCACAGCAAGCCAatgccagggcttttttttttttttttttaaatctgttatTTTAAAGACCATATATTTGCTGCTGAGATGAAAGTGCTGAGGTTTGGCCTTTCTGGCCACCTTTTGAAACGGCTCCCGGACAGCTCTGCATCAATGGAATTAATTCCATGAGAAAATCCATTCGAGACTAATGTCTTGCTACTGCAGGAGCGTGCAATGGCAGCGAACAGGAGATATAAGCTCTTAATTAAAAACAAGGAGAACCTCTATCCCCCAAGGCCTTTATTTCAACAGCTCTGGTTAGGGAGCctgtgtttttcattttcccaaTAAAAACAGCTACGAGCTGCAACTCTTTGAAGACCCTCGTCAAGGCCTTGAAGCTGcataaaattagaaaaaggagaaaacagctCTATTTCATTTGAAAGGGAGAAAACTGGAGTTATTCTTACAGGCCAGATATTGCTACCCCCAGTCTCTTCCCACACTAATGCTGTGTGGATCCCCTTCTCCTCAGTATCCCATCCTCATCCCTGCCACGAGTCTCCTTCCTCTGCTCTCACATGCCCTGAGCACCAGGATGCCAATGCCTCCTCCTGAGCATTGTGGAGAAGCTGGGGAAAAGCCGCTGGACTCGAGAGGCTTTACGGCTTCGCCAGCCATCAGAGATCACATCTGAGCCCCAAAAACCTCATCCCCTGGTAAAGCTGCTTGCGGACAGAACAATTCAATCAGGAGCGTGGTGTGGCCTCCCTGCTGCCACCGCCGGCCTTTCCCAGGGGGGATCAGCCAGATTTGGCCGTAACGTGAACCCACTGCTGGTTAATAGCTtgtaaggaaaataatttacaaaagCCACAAGGGTCTGATACAGGGGAGGAGACACAGCAGAAGTCATCTTGAAAAGCCTTGTTACAGTACACAGCCAGTTCCTCTGCTGCCCGATTCACCATACCACTAACAGCCTTGGCTCTGCTCTTCCCAACACCTTCTTGCTGGCAAAGCTGAGGTCAGCAAAGATGCTTGGTTTTTCACCTGGTAAATCAGTGATGTCTCtgaaacccagcccagggagtgTTAGTCATCCTGAGgtgaaaatgcagcttttcagcaaaaaacccaacaaggtTCCTGGCAACTTCCTGGTATTTTGAGCTGGACtgatgaaagaaagaaaatatcttcccgctgctgtgctgcaaaatGTTTTTGCCAAGAAGGAAAATCCTGGAGGTTTATGCTAAAGACACTGAGACTTATCTTCTCAGGTGTTACAGCAAATATCACCGAGCAATAAATACTCGGAGATCAGCAGAGGAGAGTTTCTGGCTCACTGAGACGCATGTGGGAGGATGTGCACAGGCACGTTCGCCATCCGTGCGTCCCGGGGAGTGTCCCGTCTCCCTCGTAGGGAGAGCTCAGCTGATGGCCACGCTCCTTTCTGGCTTCCACTATCATCCTCCACCCTTCAGGAGAACTGCAGCTGATGCACAGCCCTACAAGGGATCCTTTGGGCAGCTCCCAGGAAGGATAACCGTGGTGCCAGCCCAGGAGACATTCAGCTCCTTCACGTCTTCTCCATCCCCGAGCTGCGGCATCTCCCCATGCCTTGGCACGGCAGATCAAAGAGGATGCTCCATCCTCACTGCCCAgggttttcttttaaacacattttatcTTTAATTAATTCCTTTGAAGCTTTTTGCATCTACTATCTCCTCGCCTTCAGCAACCCCCTACTGCACCCTCTTTCTGGAGGCAGGGTCATCACCAGCGGGAAGCAACGcctctgtttttatttattcctgACACACTGCTGGCTGGAGGTGGGGAGGGGCGGCCTGGGGCCACCACCAGCTCAGATCCAGCTGCCAACACCCACATGGCCCCCAACTTCCCCCAGGAGAACGCCAGCCCTGGTGAAGGGGTGTCCCTGAGCACCAGCTCTGCCACAAGCTCACAGACCGCGGTGCCAAATGTGCCGCGACTGGTCATCAAATACCACTAAGAGCAGCAGACAGCACATGGAGTTTTCTGCCTTATAAAGCACTTAAAGGTTTAATTAAAGACGGCTTTATCCTAAAGCTCCTGAAAGGAGCCTCAGACAAACCAGCGAGTGCTGCCTCGCACTGACAGCTCTGATTCATTCCACTCTTCTCTGCTTTGGCTGAGGCTGCGGGACCTGGGGATGCTCTGCCTTGGTGGAGGAGCCCAACCCACGTGGAGAGTGCCCGGTGAAAGCTCCTCACAGCCCTTCCCACTTGCAGCAAGCTGGAATTTTAATTATTCCtctctttccctgctccagagaaAAATGATTATGACAGCCCTGAAGAAGGAAGCACATTTTTGAAAAGCACAAGCATAAACTACGCCTGGGTGAACATCTTGCATGCCCAGCTGATGCCAACAGTGCTGTGCTgcgtggcaggggtggcacggGGACAGGAACACCTGAGCCACAGGTCACCTGAACCCCCACAGCAGCACCCACCGGGCCAGTGCATGTGCCGGCCTCTGCTCTCATCCCAAGCATTACCTGCCATCACTCCTCTGCTGTCTCTCCTGCCTATGAGACAAGTAATTCCTATTCCAGGGGAATTTTTTTAAGCTTGTTTTCGCTGTCAGCGACTCACAGAGGCATTGTTTCTGGCTTTTTTCTCTCGCTCCTCAGCGAGGAGGAAGGGGGGCGAGAGGATGATctgacagagcagagctgctcccattGCTCATCTCAGGGagcactgctgcctctgctgaagTGAAGTGGGTCTTTTTACCACCCTGTGTGCACCCCAAGGACCCCACGGTCCCACACAATCAGCAGGGACCCAGAGGCAAAGCACAAAGGGATACAAGGACACAGCACAGGAGGGATATGGGGGCAGCAGCACAACAGCAGCCACCTGCTCCGATGGAATTGAGTGCAGGGGATCTGCGTGGCTCCAGGagccctgggacagctctgccaACTCCTGGAGTGaccccagctcctgtgggtgCCACACACAGACGGTTCCACCCTGAAACCCCCAGGCATGtgccagggacagcagagggACCACAGGCAGAGAGAGCAGCACTGCGCCCACCGCGGGCTCCCGTCAAGGCTCCTCACCGGACAGGGACTGGCAATGCTCGCTGAGGCAAATAAACCGTACAGGCAAGTTACCTCATCCTCATTTGTAGCCATATGTTTTTCCCAGCAGAGAACAAACACTTCCAGCCGCTACAGCTTATATAACAGagtggagcagggctgggaagctGCACGGCTTCGCACAGGCGCCGCACCAGCAAAACTGGCACGGACCCTGCTTTTAGACAGAGCTGGCTGCTCGCTCCCAAAACGCTGTCCCGAGGCGCAGCAGGGGCATGGATCTCCCACTGGGAGCATACTGAGAGCTCTTTTGGATGCTCAGCCCAAGCACTGGAAGGAAAAGCAGATCTGGACCTCAGACTTTCAGCTGAGGGTGGATGAGCTGGGATCAAACAGGGCCTTTAGACCCGGGAAGAAGTTTATCGCATTCACTGCTTGAAGAGAAGTTAATTAGCAAAAACTCCGGTCACGGAGAAAACCCCTAATGAGAGCTAAAGCCTGCAGATTAAAGCAGTTGGccccctgggagctgctggggctgcagctcccgTTGCTCTGCGGCCATGCAAGACAGCAGTGGTGGCACTGGCAGGTGGGTGGCATCACTGTCAGCTCAACTTCGCCTAAACAAGGCAGCCCACTCCAGTAAgtcccagagccccagcacaTGCCAGAGCCATCCTCCTACAGTTGGTGTAGGCAGAGGGGCTCCTAGAGCTGGCTGATGACAACAGGTCCACTGGATCCCACCCTCCTGGACGGGATGATGCCGCTGAGGCCAGAGGCACTGCCCACGGCAGGTCTGGGGAGACCAGGCTGATGCTCTCATCatgcagaaagcagcaaaatccTCAGCCCTTATCAATACTCCCTTGCTGATCTATCCAGCCAATTTCGGTGTTTTGTAAAAGGAGTGTGGGCTGGGAGTTATTTTTCAGCTATAAATAACCCCTTTAAGTCAGGAACAACATCCTGGTTGCATCGTCCCTTTTTGCCAAGCAGGGCAGGCTGGATAAATTAATAGAGATTAAGATTAGGCCATaaaattccttttcatttcaACTAGAAAATCGCAGTGGGCTCAAAGCAGTCGATGCACAGTGAGTAAATTCTGTAAACTATCCACCGGTATCCCACGGTTTAATATCAGCAATAACAAATATAATTTGCAATAAATGGGAAGCAGCTTTCCCATCCATGTCCACGCAGCAGCCAGCGCTGGGGGAAGGCATTGCTGTGCCGAGCGCGATGCTCAGCGCGATTACGGGAGATGGGCTGTGGATGGAGACTGTAATGGGAAAACACAGCAAGTGGCTGGAAAACGCCTCGGATAAAAGCGATAATCAGCACTGCCGTTGTCCTCCGAGCGCCTGCTTAATGTCACACTAACTCCTGTCCCGGGCAGCGCTGCCACCGGGACACCCGTGCCGCGGTGAACGCGCTGCTCCAGGACCCGCCAGCTCTCCTGATGTCCCCGCCACCTCGCTGTCCCCGGCAGACCCTACCTGTGCTGTCTCCCAGCCCACGGGGCGGGCGAGCGTCCTTGCCTCCGCTGCTGTGGCCGGCGGCCGGCTCGGCGGTGCCGGTGCGGCCGGGGCTGCTGCGGGGCCCGTCCCCGCCGGGCGCGGGAGCCGCGGTGCTGGGAGGCACGCGTGGCGGCGTGGCGGCCGTGACAGaagtggcggcggcggcggcggtggtGGCGGAGgtggtggcggcggcggcggcggtggtggtggtggtggcgaAGGCGCTGGGCAGcgtgctgctctccagggagTCCTCCTCGCCCGTGGGGCCCCAGACGATGACCTCGGGCAGCGCCGTGGGCCGCCCGTCCCGTGGGGCGAAGCCGCGGCCGCGCAGgtgccgccggccccgccgggagCGCGGCCGGCGCAGGGGGCGGCCGGCGGGCACTGGGGCAGCGGGGGGCGGCCGGCGGGAGCGGGGTCTCTGCAGGGGGGGCGCGGGGGCGCAGGTCCAGGGGGGGCCGGGGCGTTGCAGCTCCTCCCCGCTCGCCGTGCCCCACAGCGAGCCACGGGACAGTCTGTGCCGGAGCGGCGGCCGTGGCGAGAGCCTCCCTCCAGTGCCGGtggctgggggctggcagctggcaaggTCCATGGCTAGGTGGAACATGGCTATTAAAATCCAAGCATGGCTTCCGAGCGGGCAACCTGACCTGTGGACAGACAGGGACCGTGTTAGAAGGGCAGTGGGGCAACCTTGCTCTCCCTTTCAGTATGGCACACCCTAGATCTCTGAGCCCAGCCGCCCGAAACATCCCCCAGCTCCACGGGTATCATTGACCTCCCTGGTTCTCCAGCCAGAGTCCCCCAAACCGGCATCATAGGGCATGCTCCACCCTATCCCCCTGAAAACTGCCACCACCAACACGGCAGGCTGAGCAACCCCACTCACAACTGTGACTTTTCAGTTGGTCTGCAAATGATAGGAATGACCTGAGGATGGGTTTTACCAGGAAACACCCTGGAGGAGCGGCCATTGCCTGCTTTACACAAACTCAGCCCTTTTGGGTGAATTATCCAAAGCAGAcggcccagcacagctccagcagcacaagcTTTCACTCCAGGGACACTGAGATGCAGGAGTATCAGAGAGCCCATCCCTTGCTTCCCAAGCCCACAGGCAGCATGATGAATCCctcaaagggctggagcagacGTGGGCTCCTGTGTTTGCACGTGTAGCCCATCTTCCACTATGGCAGTCACCCACGCCACAGCAGGAACATCCTCCCACGGAGCACGGCACATCCCCTCCCACAGTGTGGAGCACCCAAGCTGAACATgaccctgcagcacagggagagcaggaggaacAGCCCCTTGTGCTGCCCCTTTCTGCCACAGAGCAGCTTGAACACccctgagctgctggcagcttcAGCAGTTAGAATTTTGCTTTCATGTCACCGTCACATCACGTCATGTCACAgccctctcccttccccagtGGCACTGCACCGAGGCTCTGCTCCCCTTATGTCTCCTCTGCAATGCTGCCCCATGTAAAGTGTCAAGAAAATCTCTGATAGGCAAATTTCTGTTGCCTTCTCCCCCCACCCTACACccctggaaataaaaaaaacattaggccaaaacccaaaaatcttTACTCCATTTTACTTAGCTTTTACAGAAGAAAGACTTTTGTCGAACTCAGCAGGAGTTAATGAGAGCTTTACATGGCTAAACGGGCTAATCCTCTGCAGCAGCGCCCGCACAGTCCTTGGGAGCACGACAGAATGTGCATCTGGTTGACAGAAGCATTTGTACACTCCCTCTGTGCGTGAGCAAGCGAAGCTAAAGGAGCTGACCTGGAtactcccaggcacaggctttTTCTGCTCAGAGGATCTCTGCTTTTTTCCTAATTGGGTATTTTTTCAAAGCGTAACAACATTTATTttggggagggagaaggcaACGCAAGGAAAGAGCgcagaaggagaaagggaagagcCAGAAACAGACAACAGAAACCAAAATAGTTCaggctgggggaggaaggaTTTCAAGGCttcaaaaaaaccacaaaccaccCAAACCGTGGTGGTGGTGGTAGGTTTTTTTAGAGGCCGACAGAGTGGTGGCAGCACGAAGAGTGTCCCCCACGTGCTGTAGGCAATGCCGTGCTTCCACTGGTGAGGAGCCACAAGCTCATGCTCCAGCCAGATCATCAAGCACAGACTCACCTTTGCAATGCTCAGGATCACTTCTGTAGCATGTCAGGCTTGATTTCAGCCTCTGCCCAACTCCCCAGCATCACCTGAAACGTCTCCTTGCAAGGAAGGAAAGGTGGGCACCTCCTCACATGTCACTCACCCCACGTGCCACCTCTCACACCATCTATACCCACTCCCAAACCTcatccccttcccagctctctgtgttGCTCACACTGAGAACTTTTATGAACAGCTGCTGAACAGAGCAAGGGAAGATGTGCCCAGCCCAAACTTGGTGCTCGCTGCATCCCAGCCACTGCCTGGAAACATCTGAAAGGCAAAATGCCCCTCCTTGGTGCTTGGAATTGGCAGCTCACAGGAAAAACAGATATTACCCctgcttccatctcctcctgtcTCCTTGTGACATTTCAGGCTGCAGCGATGGCAGTGTGAACTTGCAGGGGCTTGCTCCCGCAGAAGGTGCCCGATGTGGCTGCATCATTCATAGCAGCATCAGGAAGACGTGTGGGCAGAGGCAACACCCAACCCTTGTCTTGCCCTGGGTCATGCTGGAAATCTGTGTCCCAGCATGGCCAGGCAGCGCCGGTGACACCCAGCACCAGTgtccctcactgctgcccagGTCAGAGGCTCTGGCGTGGGGATGGACACGGTAAGGGACACACAGATGGGGCAGATCCCACTCTGCCCCTAGGACAGCTTGGGTCACCCTCCCACCAATGTCCCGTCATGCAGTGCCACACAAAGGGCTGCCACCCCAGGAGTGTCCTCCTAGCCACCACGCTGGCTGGCATGTCCCCAGGAGATGGCTTCAGGGACAGAAGCAGCCAGACCGGTTACCTCGGAGGAATTTTGCGTGGCATGCGATCTTCTGAGGGCTTTGCAACAACAGATAAGAGCAAGTGTCCTTCAGAATAAATAGCAGCGTGTAGGAGTTGCCGTTGTCCTGGCAACGCAGCGTGATGTGCCCGGCGCGGCGGTGGCGATGGATGCGGCAGCGCGTGGCGCGGCCAGAGGCAGGACCACCCAGCCCTCCCCTGCCAAGGCTGGCAGCGGGAGTGACACGTCCCGAAGGACACCCAGGGAGCGGGGATACATCTCGCCCGGATCTCCTGCCGCCTTGTCCTTGCCCCAGAAAACCTGGGCTGTCCCAGGAGAGCTCGCTGCGGCTGGCAcagcacggcccggcccggcccagcgcCCCGGGAGTCCCTGCGCCTCCGCCTCCCTGTCGCCcgaacaggcaggagagcaccGCGAGCCTCTCGGGAGTGCCAGCACAAAGTCACCGCTGCTCGGAGGCCGGGAGGGCGTTCCTGCTTTGCCGAGACATCAAACAGCTCAAACACCTCTCCAACGGCAcgagctgctcctcagggacAGCCGAGCGGAGGAAGAGGACCctgagctgctcccagtgcatGGGATAGCTCCCTAACTGCACCAAAAGAGGGGCTCTGGCATAGGGAAGGGAACACATCATCCAGACCCACACATAGCATCCGTCTGCCTCCATTTGGGGGCACGGAGCCAGCCCTGGATGGAAGTACATGTGGGCCAGAGGGATGTATCAGGCAGGGCTGTGGTTACACTCCTCACTTGGGAATCAGGGCTTTCCTCACCCCTCTACAAGCACACACAACCtattttgcaaagaaatttgAGGAGCGTGGGAAATTTTCACATTACTTCTTTTCCCATCTTGGAGGTGAATGGGAATGTTATCCCAAAATACTGTTCAAACTCCAGGAAAAACTCAATAAAACTCTGAAACTGGGTTAGATAAAGAAACACAGAGCGGATATATTTGAGAAAATGAAATCCCATCCTTGATCTCCTCATCCGAGGCCTTGGCTCCCACCAGCCACAAATCCGCTCCCTTGGCTCCGTGGATGTTGAGGCGGCCGCGCTCGCACATGGGAAATGGAACTCCTACAAATACTTACCTGCAACAAGCACGAGAGCAGGTTTTAAGGAAACAGCTGGGCCAATGACATGGATCAGGCACACCAGCACAATTTCCTGAGCCAATCCGAGCCCATCCCAGTTCCAAGGGTGACGGAACAGTGGATGTTACACTGGAGCCGCCACAGCCTCCCCACCCAAGGCACCTTTCAGAGTCCTCCTCCCCTGTGTGAAACCCCTTCCAGGTGCAGCTGTGAGCTTTGAAGAGGAGGACAGTTGGCACTTGAGAGAGAGATTAATTTCAAGGATGCTGGAGGACACCACGGTCCTCGGCAGTGGGAAGAGGCTGCCGTGGAACTTGGCTGCTCCCACCACTGCACACACGGTACCAACCTCCATGTGCAGGGAGGGAAAGCAGGAGCATCCAGCATGGAGCAGGACAGAACAACCCCTGCCCCAGGCCTGGGAACCCTCAGGGATGGCAGCACCTCAGGCAACCCCGATACTGCAGACAGGACATAGATTAATCCGGAGCACCTGCTGTGCTCCCAGAACCCCCCCAGCTCTGGTAATGTGTCCGAAAATTAACTGGGATCACGGCTCTGACAAACATCAAAACACCACCCGTCAGCACTAACCCACTTCCCCAAAGCCTCAAAGGCTCACTTGAGTGCAATCCCTTTCATAAGGTCCTTTTTTGCTCTCCAGCATCAGCCCCTTTCTCCCGTGCCTGTGGAGACACTTCACAGGAGCATTAACTGTAGAATAGGCTGATTTTTAATGCAGAATTATACAAATTGAGCCATTCTTTCATTTCACGCCTCCTGTTAGGTAATCTATCGGTATTGCACAGGGAATCAAGGTTATGTCCTTGTTGGGGTGATTTACGAACTCTGAGCATTTCATATCTCCAAACACCAAGCAAGGCAGGGACAGAAATATTCCTGTGAATGcctggagcaggggcaggagccaTGGTCAGAGAGTTGGGGTGATGTTTCCTTGACCCAGGCAAGACAAGGCAGGAAAGCAGGCACCATGCTCTAGGAAAAGCATCCTTGGCAGCACAGCTAAGTGTCCTACAAAGGCATTTGGAGAGGGGCAGGTTATGAGAGTACGTGCAGGAACTCAGTGGCTCCATACGGAATAGAACGAGGCCGCTGCATCCCAGTGGGTGACTTTCACACCGGAGCaggaagaagaggggaaaacTTCAGTGGCAGATACTTGGTCCTCGTCGAGGTGGGGACTGCATCCACCGCTGCAGCTGTTTTCCTCTCCATCCCGCTGTCCTGTGTGATGATCCCTGCAGTGCAGTGACTGTCCTTTGTTGTCACACTACCAACCATCACCATGGAAATGGAGCACCGCCACTCTGCActctgggctggactgggactctccccagggctgggaggaggggaGATGCACCATCCCAGGTGAGGGTGGCATGGATGAGTGCCAAAAGGCATGTGGCAAGTTATGACATAGGTGACCTTGTGGACCACTCCCACATGGTGTCCACCATGTCCCACCCCACACTCCAGGCATCAGCAGCACTATGGAGACATCTCTCCTGAGCCGTGTTCTGCTACAGGAGGAGTTTTTCTGATCCCAGACCcaatgggaactgggaacatACAACACACTGTGCCATCTGCAGCCCCAACCTCTTCCCAGATAATTATAAATTTGTGAAAATATGGCTGCCAAGCTCTTTAAAGCCAGGAATGGGACTTAAGGCACAAAGGCTGACACACAGTAGCACCTAAGTAAATTAAATGTGCCACATCACTACCTATATATATTACAGACCTGAGCTTCAGGATTACCTACTAATAAAAGTGATATTTAAAACAAGTCCTAAGTTCctccgctgcccccttctcccCACAAGTAATTAAACTGACGCCGCTTCCCGCAGCGGAGAGGATGGGATTTATCATGGAGGGAAATCAGCAGAGGGTGAAATAGGTTGAATCCTCCCTGCCACGCTGCTGCGGCCAGGCAGACAGCAAACAcccacttccctgggaaaatggggCAGAAAGAGCTtgggtggggctgggaagccaCGGGTCCCCCCAGGATGGAAATACCAAGATGAAGGcagctggagcatccctggctgtgcctggggagTCGTGAGAAGGGGGCAGGAGGGTGGCCGTGGCGGGGGAGCCACTCACTCTTCTGCCTCTGCCTTGAGCTCACCCAGCTGCAAATAAACAGTTTTACCATTTGAATAGCCGCGAGTGCGGAAGGCATAATTAATACCCAGCGGTACCATCAGCCAATGTGCTGATGCGGGAGGTGCAGCCCCTGCCAACGCCGGCAGTGTGCAGCTTTGGCTCCGCAGCGCTCAGCCACGGCTGCTCGCGCCTCCAGGCCCGTCCTTCGCCAGATGCAGAGGATGGGCAAAGCCCCAGTGTAGGCACctggagctggtgctggagccCACCAGCGCAGGACCTCTCTGGTGCATCCCACATCCACACCATGGGAAGAGTCAGGATGTGGCAGAGCAATGTGGGGAAGTGTAAAAAGGAGCAGGAAGAGAGCAGGCCCGCGTGGCATCGCTGCGAAGGCAAGAGCTGTGCCCAGTTGCTGCCAAAGTTGAGCCGACCTTTAACCCTGAGTTTCAAGTTTAGTTcccattttcaaatattttaaaagacactGACAGGACAAAAGGCCCAGTGCCTCCAGCCAGTCTGAGGATGAGTGTGAGAGCTAACACAGCGAGCTGGCCAACACTGTCCGTTATGGTTAGCCTGGCTTAGCTTGCTCTAGGGAGGGCAGGACATCTCCTTGGGAGAGTTTTCTCTGGTCTTCAGGGATTATTTCAGACAGGATTTGAAAAGTGCCAGGGTGGGAACCCCAGAAGTTTGCATGCATCTTCAGACAAAAACATGTCTCTTAAAACTTTCTGTGCAAGACCAGTGCTTGGTAATTTACCTGCCACCGCTCTGGCAGCATCAGCTCTGTGCCTAGTCTGGCTCCCCTGGGAAGACTCAAGAGTGCTGCAGGTTCATCTGCCAGT
Above is a genomic segment from Anomalospiza imberbis isolate Cuckoo-Finch-1a 21T00152 chromosome 23, ASM3175350v1, whole genome shotgun sequence containing:
- the AJAP1 gene encoding adherens junction-associated protein 1 isoform X2, translating into MWMRRLPGSRSGCPLGSHAWILIAMFHLAMDLASCQPPATGTGGRLSPRPPLRHRLSRGSLWGTASGEELQRPGPPWTCAPAPPLQRPRSRRPPPAAPVPAGRPLRRPRSRRGRRHLRGRGFAPRDGRPTALPEVIVWGPTGEEDSLESSTLPSAFATTTTTAAAAATTSATTAAAAATSVTAATPPRVPPSTAAPAPGGDGPRSSPGRTGTAEPAAGHSSGGKDARPPRGLGDSTGLAVHQIITITVSLIMVIAALITTLVLKNCCAQSGRPRRNSHQRKLDQQEESCQNLTDFAPARVPSALDIFTAYNETLQCSHECVRTPVPVYAEDTLHSPGDYKTTFNGNRPSSSDRHLIPVAFVSEKWFEISC
- the AJAP1 gene encoding adherens junction-associated protein 1 isoform X1, with translation MGSLILLHLSVPGVKACAAGAVLGRLLWIIHPKGLSLCKAGNGRSSRVFPGKTHPQVIPIICRPTEKSQLSGCPLGSHAWILIAMFHLAMDLASCQPPATGTGGRLSPRPPLRHRLSRGSLWGTASGEELQRPGPPWTCAPAPPLQRPRSRRPPPAAPVPAGRPLRRPRSRRGRRHLRGRGFAPRDGRPTALPEVIVWGPTGEEDSLESSTLPSAFATTTTTAAAAATTSATTAAAAATSVTAATPPRVPPSTAAPAPGGDGPRSSPGRTGTAEPAAGHSSGGKDARPPRGLGDSTGLAVHQIITITVSLIMVIAALITTLVLKNCCAQSGRPRRNSHQRKLDQQEESCQNLTDFAPARVPSALDIFTAYNETLQCSHECVRTPVPVYAEDTLHSPGDYKTTFNGNRPSSSDRHLIPVAFVSEKWFEISC